CAAGAATGATGGTTAAGATTAAAAGCTAACAATAGAGTCAACATGTCCACCTTGGGAAGCACATCGTAGAGTATGGTTAAAGTGTGTAGGACAAGGTCAGAATATCTTGTTGATCACCCAGAAGAATCAGAAAGTATCAGGGGCAACGAAAGCTGAAACGCCATGGATTGAAACACAGAAAGTTTCGATCAACATTATTTAGTAGAGAGAGTTGTGGAGAAATAAAATTAATTTGTTTGTTGGCGCAACTAATTAAACCACGTTTTCATTAACAATAATACTAACATGTTTTTGTTGTACCCTAGCAAAATAGAAGGTCATGTGTATGCTGCATCCGCTAATTGAACTGAATGATGGAATCATGTAAATAACAAGTAAAAATATCGTATACTGCTCCAGTCAAGGCTGTGCTAGTGATAGTTTAAGATTTTATATGGTAATTTTTTGGTTTGTAGTTAGCTTCAAAGTACTGTGATCTAACTTCATCAACCGAGCATGGAGGGTCACAATTCCCAGCCGTATCCAATAACTAAATTTTTTTGTGAAACGGAAAAAGAATAAGCAACTACATAGATAGGAATCAACATCATAGAAATTAGTACTTGCTGGTTTAAGTAACTAACTAGAATCTTTGGTCTAGATGACGAGGGAATGCCTATCCGAGGTACTGGAGGAGTTAGGAATATCTAGCCAAATGGGGGCTTGCTAGCAATAACCCCCTCAGTTTATGTCACAGTGTTGCAAACAAATTGGGCGGCTACATGACTCTAGGGTATTCTTCCATGTTGTTTTAGCTTGTATTTGTTTTCTTATTTGGCCTTGAAGTAATCCCAAACTCTTCTTGGTACAGGTGGAATTAAGATCTATTGTAAGCAGTGGGAAAAGTAGGCTATTTCCTGTAGAGGTTAGTATTATTAAATTTGTGACTTACCGGTATTCATAATGTATATTCTTTTGTCAACAATTGTATCCATGTTGAATTGAAAGAGCTATGTTACCATATACTGTCTGTGTGCACGTCAACATCCTTATCTAGAAGTTTGTTTTCTGGTGATTGATAAAATATTTTACACTTGACAAAAAGCATGTAGCCTTAGTGTCTACAGATGCTCCAGATGTAACAAGGCTTGAAAGTTGCTATAGGTTTAAATTATGTGGTGCTTAGTTATGCATTTTTAGGTTTAGAGTAAAACACACTCAATATCCTTAAGTTTTCCACTCAATATCCTTAATTTTCCTAGATTTTTACCTAGGTGCATAAACTCTCAAAGCGAGGATTATAGGCCCTTCAAATTTTTTAAGTGTCCTCGATATGGACCTGGTTTTCTCTTGGAGTGAACCGCCTAATAGGTTTAACGACCTAAATCCTCATTTTAAGAGCTTATGTCCTAAGTGAGAATCCAAGATAAGTTTAAGATCTCCATGTGCATTTTACTCCTAGATTTATAAAGTGATAGTACCAAATTTCTTCTTAATCATTTCACATTCACCTTATCTATTTTGTGTTCCAGGTTCTATTTAATAATGAATAAATGGAATAGGCATTGAAAAAAACAAGAGATGaagctcaagctcaagatgctgagAAAACTCTCCAAAATTTAAAGAGTGAGTATATATCCTCTACATCATGTGTACACCATGCTTTGTGATGTGCTTAAAAAAGCTTTAATAGATGTTTTTAATTTCATAGTTGTTTCTCAGCTTTCAATCCATAGGATTTGGTAGAGAAGAGTCAAACTCTCAGCCAGGAAACACACTCGATGATGAGGATATAAAGCTACTAGGTGATGATGAGGATGCTTTAGCAGATGATGAATGAAGGACATCGCTGTTGGAGAAGTACCTATGTTGATTGCAGGGTTTTGCAATGGATTGTCTTATCTCTAAAGATTGTAGTCTAGGTATCTAAACGAGGAACTAACGTGTACTAGATTGTATTGTCGTAGATGTTTGTTTGTGGGAGAACATTTGTGAAGTTATGGGGTGATCAGTTGATCACAATGCCATCTCTTTTGTGTTGAGTTCATACTGTATTCTTAACTAACCACAACTAATCATATGATGATTCATAGGAGACTTTTTGACTTCAGTACATTCTTTGATAGGGGATGGGTTTGCATGAGGGGTTATGAACTGCAGGCAGAGTGAGTGATGGGAGTGTTTGCATATTAAAGTGCACTACACGATGGAGGATTAAGGTGTTTGTGGATGTTGAGCGTTTACTTCAGCTTATTCAATCTTGTGGCATTTTTAATGTTATCCCTGTAAGaggatctccaatgtgttttgcaagatggaCACGTCCATCACGTCTCGCAAGATGGGAGCTGCCAAGCTCCGTTCGGTTTCAGTGTAGAACCTCACGCTCCTTACTATCATGGATCCTCCTATCCTTATCTGGATGATGATACCGAGCAACAATGATAGCCCATCATCGACTCGGACGAGTAGCAACATATCTCCCTTAACAATTTGAGtgccgttgcaacgcacaggcacCTAACTAGTTTAACACTTAACCTTCCACCACCAGCTCATGTAGATTTATAAAAAACTCCCTGATAAACCATGATTATGTCTACACTTAGATCATGATCTAGCGGATCAAGACGcttgcttgcacgcttgcacataAGGTCCGATTGCATATTAGTTATTGTCATATTCTTCTATTTTGCGGTCGttttctaaagagaccctatGCTTTTACATAACTAACATGACATCAATCATAGTTCACAGGTAATTACATAGATGTCCTAGAATTCATAAAAATGGCCCTAGAATTTTAGATTATCTGACCCACCATCCAGGAACCTTATTTTTACACTCAGGCCCatctaagtttacatttaattagATACAAGTCCTTGGTATTTAGAGGCATGGCCAAAATTTTTctttagggggggggggggggcaacaCATATGTAACTATAGTTAATGTGAATAAATAGAATATATGGATATATACAATTTTCACTAGTCATAAAAATTAACACATATATGTGTTAAgtatataataaatattaacttATTATAAGCTAAATCTTTTATTTTAGCCATAGATATACAACTACAAAACAAACTTTCTTTTATTAGGAGGGGCCATGACCCCTGCCAGCCCCACCTTGTCTACGCCATTATATGGTATTCATAATTACTCCCAATTTCCATTGAACTTTAGAAATGGGTTTATTTTACGTACTTCTTCCTAAGAAGACCTTGTCAAACCCACACCTTCATTATCTAATTTATACAACCACTAACTAAGGAAATAaaaattttgaatttcaagaCTCGCTTGATCCTTTGGTAAGGAAATAATTTCCCATTTTATCAATATCTACCTTTTTCTTATGGTTTTTTTCACCTTCCAAGAAAAAGGATGACCTACAAAATTCTAATTTTTGAATAATACTTTTCAGTTCTTCAAAAAAGACACCATAAACATGACCGAACTACTCAACATGGATCAACAACATCTTGTTTTAGAAACAATCTTTGTTGACTATAATAATGGTTCTCTAAATGGTCTAGAGGAATATGCAGACATGCCTGCCATTGTACAAGTAGGATATAGAGGGAGATGATGGCATGATGTAGTTatctgaagaagaagatcaagactcCCATGAAGGAGTAATCATGAAGGAATTTGTCGGTACCCTGAGAATGGGGTACCCTCTGCTACTGTATCAAAACAGGAATCCATGTGGTTAGCCCTAACCGTGTGCTAAGGGGTTGAGCAGGCCGACCCATCAGACCTTGTTCAGCCAAATCAGGCCGCTGGTCGTTGGCCACAGACACGTGTGATGTTCGGTCCTCCTTGCGTGCCCTCCGGACCCCAGTTAATGTGTGCCCAGGGCTTTAGCCGCCCACACCCTTAGCGAAGGCCCTCCACATAGAAAGGGGTCTGATGCCACCACGTGGCCTCAAGCACGAGGCATAAGACTTCAGGTAGAAGCAAGCCTCCTGAATGTAGGCTCACTTCCTGCATTTAATGCAGAGCAATCCTGGCATGCTCTGCCATACGCAGAGCGCAACAGGCGTCTGGCAGAACAAACAACCCAACAAGACCGCCCTGCGCGTTACCGAGGCATACAATGGCGCGGCCACGCCGTGCGCATTTAATGCCTGCTTATGATAACACGGGTTATTGAGGCAGTTATCTCATATGTGTTGGTGATGACATCATGAGCCACCGCTCGGTCGGTAATACTCCCTCTACAATATGGGATGGAGGTTACAACATAGAGATATCACATTAACTCCTACGCACTTCAGCCGGCCAAGCCccaacaacgtcaacataccaagaACATCCCGCTACAGGCCTAGGCTGGCAAACAGGATGAAGAACATATCTGGTCAGAAGATACGTGCGACGGACGAGGGGAAGGAGATCTCGGTCGCCATTGCACTTATAGCTCCATGCTGTATATATTTAATACTAGAACACTGGGCCCACCTGTTAGGGTCTAGCTCCCCTGTAGCATGCCtcccttggactataaaagggatgGCACAAGCGGTACAAGGGGACAGACTCACTTGAATCTCCAAGGAGGCATCTCCAACTAGTCCCAAGCTTTCTCAAGCTCTCAGCAAAACAACTCACAAGTGGAATAGGTTATTACGCTATGGTggaccgaaccactctaaatccttgtgtgttcttgtgttcatccattTCATCAGGCAAACCCTAGATCGCCCCTGTTCTTAGGATTAGGCAGGTGCAATTAACCACATGGCTGGAGTTTACTCTGACAGAATTCATATAGTGGGCATTACAATATTGGGATATACAAAATTTTGCTAACCTCTTATGTGGAGAAGATGACATTTAGATTTTCAAAAACTATGGTGGTGTTATTATTTTAAAAAAATGATAGTTCTTTTGTTATTTTGTATTTGTTGTTCTGTGAAGCTGGAGATTATTTCCTTTAGTCATAGCCTCTCTGATCTCTGTAGCTCATAGACTACTAGGTCATGAGTTATGGGTATGTAAACTAAAATTGCCAAAACTACACTACTTTTGTTTTTAATGAAAATGGGATAAGGTATATGCCCTACTTTCTAAGTAAAATACTCACTATATCACTTGTATTTAGAAAGAGTCTTATGAATCAATTCAAGGATGCACAACCTAACAATGGTTAATTACCTAACTATTTAATTGGTTCAAGTATGGAAAGTCACAATTTTACTTGCATAAAATCAAACAAGACAAGGTTTAACATGGCATGATAACAATAAAAGCAAAGTTTAATTAATTGGAACAAAAAAAGCGAAATCAATAATAGATGGAATGCTATATAAATTTTGACAACTTAGAAATAAAAGGAGGATGTTAGATACTAATAGTAGCGCCTTCAAGAAATAAATAAAGATGCTTCCTTTTGTTGTAATTCACATTTTACACCATTTAGGGCACTCAGTCTAAGCTATGATTAAAGATGGTATAATGTCTTTTTGTTTACAAACATGGCCATTTATTTATAGTATCACATATAAAATAATGATTAGAAGCACAAAATTTGCTTCCTCAAGCATTGAATTGTACTGTGTGCATAGTTTGTTGTAAACTTATATGAGTATATCAAAAGCAACAAACATTACATGTACTTTGTTTTCTTCGTTAATCTTATGTCAATTTGCTTTTGTTCATTTCACTTCACAAGTAATAAATGGGGTGCCTAGAAATGTTACTTGGTGTTTGGTTATTCTACACAGACAAGCCACATTTTATAAAACTATGTTTTGATTGTTTACATTTTGTTGAATAGTACTTCGATGTTCTAGAAGTGGTCTCATATTTCTAGTAGAGATATGTGAGGAGAATATTTTATGTTTTATGTGTGCATCAACTTGTGCAAACCTGCATTGTCTAATATGACCAAATTTGACGTACTAGCTAATGTAGCATTATATATGTCTACTTTGAGTATTATACAAGCTTGCATAAGAGTCTATAAATAAAACCAAATATGAGTGAAGCAATACAACACAAGCCTAGATATAGGCTAATACATGCAACCAATAAGGCAACATATAGTGTAAGTCACACAAGCTTCTAGGGAAACCTTGCAGTCTTCAAGTAGCAGAGCTAGCCTATGATAGTGTTTTAATATAAGATGAAATTAATATGTTTCTAACCTATGAGGAGGTGCATATGTTACATGTAATGACTGCTACTATGTAGTTTAATTATCTCTAAACTTATAGAATTTCAGTTGATCACCTATGACACTAGTATCTATGTAGGCATATCAAGTATTTACTATTACCCAAGAAATAAGTGTTGTTAGCTTTAATCATTGACTGGTATGGTGCAAAAATGGTGAAGCAAATATAGAACATAGAACGAGTAGTGCATTAAATTAATGAACAATCAAAATTTTATGTATTAAGTGCATTTGCGCGGGAAATTAAAATATGTGTTACGTTAACAATGGAAAAGGGAACTTATTCATGCTTGGATATAACAAAAGATAATTAGATGAAACTCCATAAAGTGAAGTTTAAAAGAatcaaaataaatataaaatatatGTTTCATGGCCAATAATCAAAGGAATTTACAAATCAAATGATCATCTAAGTATCATGGGAAAAGGTTAAAGAACCTTAAATGTTTGGTGGCCTTGGCTTCCATGATCTGGAGAGAATGGGATGAGACCTACACATTTGTTGGTTATGGTCCTTAAAGGTTGATCCTTTAAAACCTTGGATTGGACTTCCATTTAATGTCCCTAAACAAGCACAAGCCTTGTTTGAGATGATAGTCACTATCACTATTGGGAATGAAGAATCTACTAGATTCTAGACAGATAGGTGCCCACAGGGCAAAATGTGGTTGATTTAGTTCAAAAATTATTTCATGTGGTTATCAAGAGATTATCTAAAAGGCGTACAGTAAGCCAGGCACTTGCCAACGAGAGTTGGGTCGCTACTGGTATCAAGGTTGCTCTCACAGTTCAAGTGTTACTGGACTACTATCTAATTATCTAGGAGATGGTAGAGGGCAGGGTCATACAACCTGACATTCCAAATCAATTCTCTTGGAAGATCTCTTTCAGTGGACAATATAGTAGTAAATTTGCATACAAGATCTTGAACTAGATGAATCTATAATTTTCATGAATCTATTATGCTGCTACTGTAACCGTTTGGTTAAGATTTCATACTTTTGGTAACAAATCTAGTTAAAGAAGGCAAACCAAACACACCTTAGCCACGTCCTAAGCCATGACGGTCCAGTGACTTAATATGGCACTGGTGTGTGCCAAAAACAAAGGGGGCATTTGGAAGCAAAGTAATTTAGGAGTTTTGAGGTAAAACCATGGTATTGGAGAATATCATAGTAGTTTTTGCCAAGAGGTGTTTGGCTATCTTGTTAAAAACTCTATTTTGAATACTATGGTTTTGTAGATACCATGATATTTTTTGGAGTATTTAAAACTTCACTCCAACCCAAAGTTTTTGTCTATGACTAGCCTTGCACATGTATATTAAATACTATTGTTTGAGATACTTTGTCTCCAAACACGTATTGCTAAGAGTGATGTAAAAAATAATGCGGTTATATCATGACATCTTAAAACCGCAATATTCTAAAACTATGGTTTTAAAATACTTTACTTCCAAACACGCCCAAAGTTTCTTGCTAGCGAGCAGGTTACTGAGCTTCTCTCCTGCCCTGCACCGCCCCTATCCCtgtcactagtacacagaagctctatagtggcggttctagaggTATTTGCAGTGGCATTTTTCggtgccgccagtgctaggggctagTGGAAAACAACATTTCCACTGACGATTATTTTGGAACCACCAATGGAAATTAGGAGCTAGTGGAAATACTATTTCCATTGGCAGTTTTCTTaacgaaccgccagtggaaataccaTTTCCACTGGTGGTTTTCTTAAGAGAACCGCCAGTGGAGAAGTTCACTTTACAATGGTAGTTTTCTTTATTTGGTCGCTAGTGCTAGTTTTCTCGCCTTTTTCAAAATTTTAAAACAAAACTATAAATATACACACacaatcaatatatatatatatatatatatatatatatatatatattgatttgTCCTCTGTTGTCAAATACAACAGCATTTTTATAGTCCATGCATGGATAacatatgtgctttgtctttgttctccaagcatggttcgtagcgacatcaataaacctatgtacctcagatatgtatgatggatctatctTGATCAGATATACATTCAGGATGTCatctccatcatcacctgtaaaaaagtaGCATAAACACATAAGaacacaaattggcaagagaaacataaaccaatatttcctaacaactaaatatatcatggataaacaAAAATAGCAAAAGAAACATAAAGCAACCTTTTCGGTAACTctcttccaaaaaataaagatcaaaaccGTTGTATTTTGTAAAATCTGACCGTCCAGTGAAAGTTGGGCTGTGAGCTACGGTTCCTGTCTGGAAGGATGaatgggtgaaaccctatatccaaaattcaaaacctcTCCTTTGTATTTTATGAAATTTGGACCTCCAAAATCATCTTAAATATAAGTTGGTTGTGAGATACAGCTCCTGTCGGTGAGGACGAAATGATATTTATAATACAAAGTTCACTGACAGTTTTGTTAATACAACCGTCAGTGAAAGTGAGTTATTTTCACTCATGGTTACGTTAAGAGAACTAGCCGTGAAAATTGGTTTTCGCTAGTGGTTTATTAAGCCGAGTCCTACTGTTTATCACTCGGCGCGTAACCGAAACCGTCGTTAATCTCTTTTGTACTGGTGTGCTCTTTCTTCCCCGGTGCATGTGCTTCCCTCCCTGGCACTTAGGCCTTCTTCTTTCCTTGCCATCGGCGCCTGTCTCTTCAGTATTCACCGCTTGTGCTTTCTTCCTTGCCCTCAACGCGTACCTCCACTGTCCCCACTGCCACTAGGCCTCTTCGTCGATCTCCGTCGTCTCCTCCACCTCCAACCGGACGTTGCTCCATATTTGGTGACCGCTCCTTCGCTGGTGCTGCCTCCATCCCTCCACGGCTCCACCGAGTTGCACAACCTGGTCGGCGGCCGTCGGCCTCGTCCAAGATCTACAACTACCGCCGCCTGTCCCTCACTCCCAAAGTGTGCGCCTCCTTGCTGCCGTCGTCGGCCTTGTTGCTGCAAAGTCCTCACCGGCGGGCACCACCTCTCATCGAGCATCCATCGTAGGCGTCGCTGCCATGGAAAAACTAGGTTGCCAAACATCTACCTTCAACTATCCTCCAATAAGCAGCATGTGTGTGCAACCAGCCAAAAACAAGTTTGTTTTTTATTAAGTTGAAACTGTTTTAAAACGATTATAAAATAAAGTTGTTTTATTTTGGTAGAGCAAGTACGTAAATTTGAAACGAACGTTTGCGCCTTTAGTAAGAGAGACAGCTGCATTGATATCCCATCCCCTTCTTCTGTCATTTTCATTCAAAAACTATACGCCAAACACCATATACTCCGTATGCGTTGCTCAAGACAGCTCATCAACCAGTCATGTAGTTTCAAAACCATGTTGCTGCAGTTAACATAACATGGTTTGAAACTGACTGAATGCACGCATACTGAAAATTCGTCTACATTCAAAATTATTCGTCCATACTAGAAGCATTCGTGAAGAAAGAAAACAAGATCGTCGCCCATCGAAGCTGTCGATCGACTATATTCTGCGCTGTAATCTCGATCGATGGATCGAAACCATCAGTTGTCAGCCGCATACAATACAATCTGCCCTAGTAAAATTAAACGATAATCTTGCATTGAGGTGCTGGGACCATAATGACTCAAGTATAAAATTGCAGGAAACTTCTGAGATCTGATGGCATCCGATCGACGATTTAGCATACAACACCTAGagaaaattaattaaaacaagacGCGATGGGGAATGAAGAGAACAAACAGCGATATGTGTGATAGCTCTCGCATACACGAAAGGGCAATCAATGGAATTCTAAGGTAGCTAGTTGCTGGCGTCACGAGGATTAGGGGCGCCGCCATCCTCGTCGCCCCCCTGGATCTGCATCTCCTGGCGCTGGAACTTGTGGTATGCCCTCTCCCGTTTGGCGCGGGCCCTGTCCAGCTCTGCCCGCAGCCaagaacaagtcgagccttgtggcTTGGCTATGATCTCCTTCAGCAAGCCCGAGCAGGAGGAGATCTTCTCCATCTCGTCGTTGAGCTGCAGCTCGAGTTTACCGATCTTCGCGTCTAGAACCCTAATCTGCAAAGCAGATGGCCATAATCGATCAACACAGCTAGCGCACCACCTAGCTAATGCATACAAACGAAAACTCGAAAAGGaaacgaaatccaaggaacaaGCGCGAGCCCGGTCGTACGTACTTCACGTACGACGTTGCGCTCGTACACGATCATCTTCAGTCCCTGAGCAGGGAGAAGCTGGTTGTTCTGGTGGGGTGGAGAGGCGGCGGCCATGGCTGCTGCGGTGCGGATAACCTAGATTGCCTTTCGAACGACGATCTCTTGTCTTGCCTTGTGGATGGCTATGCCGCCTATAGGGATTGGTTTCGAACCAGTTGTTTAATTTCCCCCCTAGCTAGCTAGAACTGGATGGCGATGTGCCTACTGCCTAGGAGGAACAATGGAGGTCGCCGTGGGGGGTTTATATAGTGTGTGAGGAGTGACTAGTGAGGAGGGGGAAGAGAGGATCCAAGGACCAAGAGGCGTCTCCTACCCGACCTACCCCCTCCTTCCTAGTCTGCTCTAGCTAGGGATTGTCTTGTCCACTGACTACCTGAGTGTCGAGCGGCAGCCATTTAATGCTTTCAGCCGTTGCCATACTGGCTACAGATAATATTCTGCCAGATGCATGCCGACTTTATTTGGATTCAAAAAAAACGATGGTATTTGTTCATTCACATGTTTCAATTATTCGAGTGCTAAGGTGATGGGCCACAAACCAAATATCCAAAAGATAATTTGAGCCCATAAGACACTTATTATCAGACACGTGCCAACACAAGTTCACCCTTAAAGAGTACAACAGTGTCTATTTTAGAAA
This portion of the Zea mays cultivar B73 chromosome 2, Zm-B73-REFERENCE-NAM-5.0, whole genome shotgun sequence genome encodes:
- the LOC103646168 gene encoding uncharacterized protein; its protein translation is MAAASPPHQNNQLLPAQGLKMIVYERNVVREIRVLDAKIGKLELQLNDEMEKISSCSGLLKEIIAKPQGSTCSWLRAELDRARAKRERAYHKFQRQEMQIQGGDEDGGAPNPRDASN